GTGTAACCTTCCATGATGATTTGACCAGTCAACGTTCCAGTAATCGTTGAGTTTTGTCCTGATGCCAACAAGGCAACCGCGAACAACATACTCAAGACAGGACTCGCAATGGCACCAACGATTTCCTTGTTGTTCAAGGCGTTGAACAAATCACCAAAGGCTTCCAAATCTGAGCCGTGACCGAAGAACAAAGCTGCTCCGACGATCAATAGCAATGAATTAACGACGAACGCTCCCGTCAATTGGATATTTGAATCCCAAGTCGTAAAGCGAATCGCTTCCTTAATACTCTTGTTTGATGAACGGTCAATCTTACGTGTTTGTGAGATTGATGAGTGCAAGTACAAGTTG
The sequence above is drawn from the Desertibacillus haloalkaliphilus genome and encodes:
- a CDS encoding divalent metal cation transporter, whose protein sequence is NLYLHSSISQTRKIDRSSNKSIKEAIRFTTWDSNIQLTGAFVVNSLLLIVGAALFFGHGSDLEAFGDLFNALNNKEIVGAIASPVLSMLFAVALLASGQNSTITGTLTGQIIMEGYT